From a single Senegalia massiliensis genomic region:
- a CDS encoding PTS sugar transporter subunit IIA produces MIKDLFSKNTIATNLNVDTWQDAVKAAGSLMLEEGLIEEQYIDSMINKVKELGPYIVIAPGIAMPHSRPEDGVNKTGMSLITLEKGINFGHEKNDPVTLVIALAAKDNKSHISSLAELMDVLGNQELLNKILSSDSSEEIYELLNKN; encoded by the coding sequence ATGATAAAAGATCTTTTTAGCAAAAATACAATTGCAACAAATTTAAATGTAGACACTTGGCAAGATGCAGTAAAAGCTGCTGGAAGTTTGATGCTAGAAGAAGGACTTATTGAAGAACAGTATATAGATTCAATGATAAATAAAGTTAAAGAACTAGGCCCTTATATAGTTATAGCTCCAGGAATTGCAATGCCTCATTCAAGACCTGAAGATGGTGTGAATAAAACAGGTATGTCACTTATAACTTTAGAAAAAGGAATAAATTTTGGACATGAAAAAAATGATCCCGTAACTCTTGTTATAGCTCTAGCAGCTAAAGATAATAAATCTCATATATCATCTTTAGCAGAGTTAATGGATGTATTAGGCAATCAAGAATTGTTAAATAAAATTCTTTCTAGTGATTCATCAGAAGAAATTTATGAACTTTTAAATAAAAATTAA
- a CDS encoding BglG family transcription antiterminator, whose product MLDERKKEIINILINNKKFTTIEQLAQKLKTSNRTIRYDLDSIDIWLDSNDFPMLIRIPRKGIKLNIAGGELNQLRKHFTHSNYYQYVLSPEERKDVILLELLKSSNPLTFSILAEKMFVSITTIYNDLNYVEDWLNKFNIKIIRKTGFGMVIDGKEEDKRKAIATLLKSLAIPYNRRKDTSNNSKNYIDYLKDWFPRMDFEYIKNMLFEVEDLLEIKFSYEGFNSLLFHIGLTVERISSNQAISINNPKLKEMMNKSEYIVASKLSQKLSQYYNIEIPKEEIAYITLHIIASKLSDVEDNEKYFEKNSLLSLVIDQMIESVETELNIEIENTNRLKRDLYIHLNPTINRLMFNKPLQNPLLTEIKNKYNDIFLASSKASEFLEQNFDIKVTEHEIAYITMHFGAAIESQSIHPKEYTKVLLVCASGIGTSRLLSIKLKSHFKNFKIVNILSHENINKYKDNIDFDLIISTIPIENVDKPVALVSPLLDSKDIDLLSSYLNYKRSHKYLSYTSSSIVIDLINIISEHCEIKNIQGLQWDISTLLNNVNRFMDSQNSNSESQFELLPKKLIQVNIEAKDWINAIKKASIPLIHFKYIKEEYVDSIIKRIEKYGPYMVIAPGIAMPHSAPEDGALKTGLSITKLKTPVKFNHKVNDPIHTIIMLSATDNYNHIETLTKILEILSDKVNSNILENSQSTDIIYKLFSREVKQ is encoded by the coding sequence ATGTTAGATGAAAGAAAAAAAGAGATTATTAATATTTTAATTAATAATAAAAAATTTACAACAATAGAACAACTAGCTCAAAAATTGAAAACAAGTAATAGAACTATTAGATATGACTTAGATTCCATTGACATATGGTTAGATTCTAATGATTTTCCCATGTTAATAAGAATCCCTAGAAAAGGTATCAAGTTAAATATAGCTGGTGGAGAATTAAATCAATTAAGAAAACATTTTACTCATTCTAATTATTATCAATATGTACTATCTCCTGAAGAAAGAAAGGATGTTATATTACTTGAATTATTGAAGTCTAGTAATCCTTTAACATTTTCTATATTAGCTGAAAAAATGTTTGTAAGCATAACTACCATATACAATGATTTAAACTATGTTGAAGATTGGTTAAATAAATTTAATATCAAGATAATAAGAAAAACTGGGTTTGGTATGGTTATAGATGGTAAAGAAGAAGATAAAAGAAAAGCTATAGCAACATTATTGAAATCACTTGCGATCCCATATAATCGTCGTAAAGACACATCAAATAATTCTAAAAATTATATTGATTACCTTAAAGATTGGTTTCCAAGAATGGATTTTGAATATATAAAAAATATGCTATTTGAAGTTGAAGATTTATTGGAGATAAAATTTAGCTATGAAGGGTTTAATAGTCTTTTATTTCATATTGGATTAACAGTTGAAAGAATCTCATCTAACCAAGCTATTTCAATTAATAATCCAAAACTGAAAGAAATGATGAATAAAAGTGAATATATTGTAGCAAGTAAACTATCTCAAAAGCTATCTCAATATTATAATATTGAAATTCCAAAAGAAGAAATAGCATATATTACGCTTCATATTATTGCATCAAAATTAAGTGATGTAGAAGATAATGAAAAATATTTTGAGAAAAATAGTTTATTATCATTAGTAATAGATCAAATGATAGAAAGTGTTGAAACTGAGCTAAATATAGAAATAGAAAATACTAATAGGCTAAAAAGAGATTTATATATACATTTAAATCCAACTATTAATAGACTGATGTTTAATAAACCTCTACAAAATCCATTACTAACAGAAATAAAAAATAAATATAATGATATATTTTTAGCATCTAGCAAAGCTTCAGAATTTTTAGAACAAAATTTTGATATAAAAGTTACTGAGCATGAAATTGCTTATATAACAATGCATTTTGGAGCAGCTATAGAATCACAATCTATACATCCTAAAGAATATACAAAGGTATTATTAGTTTGTGCAAGTGGAATAGGAACTTCAAGATTATTATCTATAAAATTAAAATCTCATTTCAAAAATTTTAAAATAGTAAATATTCTTTCACATGAAAATATCAACAAGTACAAGGATAATATAGATTTTGATTTAATAATATCTACAATCCCAATTGAAAATGTAGATAAACCAGTAGCTCTAGTCAGCCCTTTACTTGATTCAAAAGATATAGATTTACTTTCATCTTATTTGAATTATAAAAGAAGCCATAAATATTTAAGTTATACAAGTAGTTCAATTGTTATTGACCTTATTAATATAATCTCTGAACATTGTGAAATAAAAAATATTCAAGGACTTCAATGGGATATATCAACTTTATTAAATAATGTAAATAGATTTATGGATTCACAAAATTCAAATAGTGAATCACAATTTGAATTACTTCCAAAAAAATTAATCCAAGTAAATATAGAAGCTAAGGATTGGATTAATGCTATAAAAAAAGCATCAATACCATTAATCCATTTCAAATATATAAAAGAAGAATACGTAGATAGTATTATAAAAAGGATAGAAAAATATGGACCATATATGGTAATTGCACCTGGTATTGCAATGCCACATTCAGCACCTGAAGATGGTGCACTAAAAACTGGTTTATCTATAACTAAGTTAAAAACACCAGTTAAGTTTAACCACAAGGTAAATGATCCTATTCATACAATAATTATGCTCAGTGCAACAGATAACTATAATCATATAGAAACTTTAACTAAAATATTAGAAATATTATCTGATAAAGTAAATTCCAATATTTTAGAGAACAGTCAAAGCACTGATATCATATATAAATTATTCAGTAGGGAGGTGAAACAATGA
- a CDS encoding tagatose 1,6-diphosphate aldolase, with the protein MSNLTKNKKNYLKKLTTNSGIINALAIDQRGSLKKMLGKTGGNVEQTIKKFKKSVSKELTPYASAILLDPEYGWDAVDTKDNKTGLLMAYEETGYDASEEGRLPDLLPNYSVKRLKENGVDAIKILLYYDKDEGEHINDIKKAFVERVGSECIGEDIPFFLEIVTYDKYIKDVKGTEYAKIKPEKVIESMREFSNERYNVDVLKVEVPVNMNFVEGYSDSEYVHTKQEAKEYFKAQSEATNLPFIFLSAGVTIDLFKKTLILAGESGSKFNGVLCGRATWKDSVEIFTDQGEEQAKIWLQTTGKINVVDLDTILKNHATPIADLM; encoded by the coding sequence ATGTCTAATTTAACGAAAAATAAAAAGAATTATCTAAAGAAATTAACTACAAATAGTGGTATTATAAATGCACTTGCTATAGATCAGAGAGGTTCACTAAAAAAGATGCTAGGAAAAACTGGTGGAAATGTGGAACAAACTATTAAAAAGTTCAAAAAGAGTGTATCTAAAGAACTTACTCCTTATGCATCAGCTATTTTACTAGATCCAGAATATGGATGGGATGCAGTAGATACAAAAGATAATAAAACAGGTCTTTTAATGGCATATGAAGAAACAGGATATGATGCATCAGAAGAAGGAAGGTTGCCTGATCTTTTACCCAATTATTCTGTTAAAAGATTAAAAGAAAATGGAGTAGATGCAATAAAAATTCTTTTATATTATGATAAAGATGAAGGAGAACATATAAATGATATAAAAAAAGCATTTGTAGAGAGAGTTGGTTCTGAATGTATAGGTGAAGATATTCCATTTTTCTTAGAAATAGTAACATATGATAAATATATAAAAGATGTAAAGGGAACAGAATATGCAAAAATTAAACCTGAAAAGGTAATAGAATCAATGAGAGAATTTTCAAATGAAAGATATAATGTTGATGTATTGAAAGTAGAAGTACCAGTAAATATGAATTTTGTTGAAGGGTATTCTGATTCAGAATATGTTCATACTAAACAAGAAGCAAAAGAGTATTTTAAAGCTCAAAGTGAAGCAACAAATCTACCTTTTATCTTTTTAAGTGCTGGAGTTACTATTGATCTTTTCAAAAAGACTTTAATACTTGCAGGAGAATCAGGCTCTAAATTTAATGGAGTATTATGTGGTAGGGCTACATGGAAAGATAGTGTAGAAATATTTACAGATCAAGGTGAAGAGCAGGCAAAAATTTGGCTTCAGACAACAGGCAAAATCAATGTAGTAGATTTAGATACAATACTTAAAAATCATGCTACACCAATAGCTGATTTAATGTAA
- a CDS encoding GntR family transcriptional regulator, translating into MELELIENKNGLSVGEYVYEMLKKNIINLNIKPGERISEKEISTIFEVSRTPVREAFIKLSREGVLYILPQRGTYISLIDLEQVEEARFIRESLETAVLKIATKSFPDDAMRELEENLQIEKELIKNKDYGKFLEFDEEFHKIIFKACNKERTWDIIEQVNTQYKRVRLLSFIADENWYKVIEQHEKLLKAIREKDNENAQKTINVHLKKLLKEQEQLKELFPQYFK; encoded by the coding sequence ATGGAATTGGAATTAATAGAAAATAAAAATGGATTATCTGTAGGCGAATATGTATATGAAATGCTTAAAAAAAATATTATAAATCTTAATATCAAACCAGGTGAAAGAATTAGTGAGAAGGAAATTTCAACTATATTTGAAGTGAGTAGAACTCCTGTAAGGGAAGCTTTTATTAAATTATCAAGAGAAGGTGTTTTATATATATTACCTCAAAGAGGTACATATATATCATTGATAGATTTAGAACAAGTAGAAGAAGCAAGATTTATAAGAGAAAGTTTAGAAACTGCAGTACTTAAAATTGCAACTAAAAGCTTTCCAGATGATGCAATGAGAGAATTGGAAGAAAATCTTCAGATTGAAAAAGAACTTATAAAAAACAAAGATTATGGTAAGTTTTTAGAATTTGATGAGGAATTTCATAAAATAATATTTAAGGCTTGTAACAAAGAGAGAACATGGGATATTATTGAACAAGTAAATACTCAATATAAGAGAGTAAGACTTTTGAGTTTTATAGCTGATGAAAATTGGTATAAAGTTATTGAACAACATGAAAAATTATTAAAAGCAATAAGAGAAAAAGATAATGAAAATGCTCAAAAGACAATTAATGTTCATTTGAAAAAATTATTAAAAGAGCAAGAACAATTAAAAGAGCTATTTCCACAATATTTTAAGTAG
- the uxuA gene encoding mannonate dehydratase has product MKLSFRWYGLDDPVTLEKIRQIPGMKGIITAIYDVPIGEIWPMDKIIALKKEVEKHNLELIAIESVPVHEDIKLGLSTRDKYIKNYKETIKNLGKAGIGIVTYNFMPVFDWTRSSIDNKMEDGSINLIYEHKKVLEMDPVKGELDLPGWATNYEQKQLKELLQKYEDLSEEGLWRNLEYFLKSVVPVAEKSDVKLAIHPDDPPWSIFGLPRIVTNKQNLKRLVNIIDSPSNGLAICTGSLGSDPNNNMSEIIEYFSKKDRLNFLHFRNVKHDKNKNFYEVAHLSSEGSLDMYSILKSAVDGGFDGPIRPDHGRMIWGEEGRAGYGLFDRALGATYINGLLEAIFKN; this is encoded by the coding sequence TTGAAATTATCATTTAGATGGTATGGGTTAGATGACCCAGTGACATTAGAGAAAATCAGACAGATACCTGGAATGAAAGGTATTATAACAGCTATTTACGATGTTCCTATAGGGGAAATATGGCCTATGGATAAGATAATAGCTTTGAAAAAAGAAGTAGAAAAGCATAATTTAGAGTTAATTGCAATTGAATCTGTTCCAGTACATGAAGATATAAAGTTGGGACTTTCAACTCGCGATAAGTACATTAAAAATTATAAAGAGACTATTAAAAACTTAGGGAAAGCTGGAATAGGAATTGTAACTTATAATTTCATGCCAGTATTTGATTGGACAAGGTCTTCAATTGATAACAAAATGGAAGATGGTTCTATAAACTTGATTTATGAACATAAAAAGGTTTTAGAAATGGATCCAGTAAAAGGAGAGTTAGATTTACCTGGTTGGGCAACTAATTATGAACAAAAGCAATTAAAAGAACTTTTACAAAAATATGAGGATTTATCAGAAGAAGGACTTTGGAGAAATTTAGAGTATTTTTTGAAATCTGTAGTGCCTGTAGCGGAAAAATCAGATGTAAAACTTGCAATTCATCCTGACGATCCACCTTGGTCTATATTTGGTCTTCCTAGAATTGTAACTAACAAACAAAATTTAAAAAGACTAGTTAACATTATCGATAGTCCAAGTAATGGACTTGCAATTTGTACAGGTTCCCTTGGTTCAGATCCAAATAATAATATGTCAGAAATCATAGAATATTTTTCTAAAAAAGATAGACTTAATTTTCTTCATTTTAGAAATGTAAAACATGATAAAAATAAAAATTTCTACGAAGTAGCACATTTATCATCAGAAGGTTCTTTAGATATGTATAGCATATTGAAATCAGCTGTAGATGGTGGATTTGATGGACCTATAAGACCAGATCATGGTAGAATGATTTGGGGAGAAGAGGGAAGAGCTGGATATGGATTATTTGATAGAGCTTTAGGGGCTACATATATAAATGGACTTCTTGAAGCTATATTTAAAAATTAA
- a CDS encoding DctP family TRAP transporter solute-binding subunit: protein MKKGFQILSIGLILVLLSTALIGCSDDSSSEKGEKIEWKLGHLGNEEHIWNKTALKFAEVLEEKTDGQIKVKVFPNEQLGNEVDNINMIQSGTADMVVAGESMQNWASKSALMAVPYAFNDTESMRNIIDGDLGKEINEQIEEKVGLKPVYYHVRAPRNLTSNKEIKSPEDLDGFKMRVPNVPLFVDAWEAAGANPQVMAFSEVFTALQQNVIDGQENPYDLIHSANFNEVQEYVNETEHVNGWVYVLVGKKQFESLTPELQDAVMEAGQEAQEFADNLFEEEISKYKKELQEKGMKINSNVDKEAFKEAMKPAIEKSLNEEQLDLYNRILEEQK from the coding sequence GTGAAAAAGGGATTTCAAATTTTATCAATAGGTTTAATATTAGTATTACTAAGTACTGCATTAATAGGATGCTCTGACGATTCATCAAGTGAAAAAGGTGAGAAAATTGAATGGAAATTAGGACATTTAGGTAATGAAGAACATATATGGAATAAAACTGCACTTAAGTTTGCAGAAGTATTAGAAGAAAAAACAGATGGTCAAATAAAAGTAAAAGTTTTTCCAAATGAACAATTAGGGAATGAAGTTGACAATATAAATATGATTCAATCAGGAACAGCAGATATGGTAGTTGCCGGAGAATCAATGCAAAATTGGGCATCAAAATCTGCTCTAATGGCTGTACCTTACGCTTTTAATGATACTGAAAGTATGAGAAATATAATAGATGGAGATTTAGGAAAAGAAATAAATGAGCAAATAGAGGAAAAAGTAGGGCTTAAGCCAGTGTATTACCATGTAAGAGCACCTAGAAATCTAACTTCTAACAAAGAAATAAAGTCTCCAGAAGATTTAGATGGATTTAAAATGAGAGTTCCTAATGTACCATTATTTGTAGATGCATGGGAAGCTGCAGGAGCAAATCCACAAGTTATGGCTTTTAGTGAAGTATTTACTGCATTACAACAAAATGTTATAGATGGTCAAGAAAATCCATATGACTTAATACACTCTGCAAATTTCAATGAAGTACAAGAGTATGTAAATGAAACAGAACACGTAAATGGTTGGGTATATGTATTAGTAGGTAAAAAGCAATTTGAATCATTAACACCTGAATTACAAGACGCTGTAATGGAAGCAGGACAAGAAGCACAAGAATTTGCTGATAATTTATTTGAAGAAGAAATTTCAAAGTATAAAAAAGAGCTTCAAGAAAAAGGAATGAAAATAAACTCTAATGTAGATAAGGAAGCATTTAAAGAAGCTATGAAACCAGCAATAGAAAAATCTTTAAATGAAGAACAATTAGATTTATATAATAGAATACTTGAGGAGCAAAAATAG
- a CDS encoding TRAP transporter small permease, with translation MKIKDFIAKTLRVGTFLSFTALLVTVVLQIVSRFLLSNVTFVWTEELSRFLFIYSVAFGAPLAMKNQEYINVDILLEKLPKKSRYILEAIIEIAAVGLFIIVFVNSIEFLQIGSNQTSATLGIPMSVAYFSITMTSALIVLYGVINVINKIRFLIRRDDIV, from the coding sequence ATGAAAATCAAAGATTTTATTGCAAAAACTTTAAGGGTAGGAACATTTTTATCCTTTACAGCTTTATTAGTTACTGTAGTACTTCAGATAGTGAGTAGATTTTTATTATCAAATGTAACATTTGTATGGACTGAAGAATTATCTCGATTTTTATTTATATATTCAGTTGCTTTTGGAGCACCACTTGCTATGAAGAATCAAGAATATATAAATGTTGACATACTTCTTGAAAAATTGCCGAAAAAATCAAGATATATTTTAGAAGCTATAATAGAAATTGCAGCAGTAGGGCTTTTTATTATAGTGTTTGTTAATTCTATAGAATTTTTACAAATTGGTTCTAATCAAACATCTGCAACACTTGGAATACCTATGTCAGTAGCATATTTTAGTATTACTATGACATCAGCATTAATTGTACTTTATGGAGTAATAAATGTAATAAATAAAATTAGATTTTTAATAAGGAGGGATGATATAGTATGA
- a CDS encoding TRAP transporter large permease produces MMALILFVSFIVLIFIGVPVAFSLGLSSLLYLFIEDIPLTIISQKLYVGIDSFVLLSIPGFILAGNLMNSGGITKRIIKFANALLGFIRGGLSLANIAASMIFAGISGTGLADTASLGAILIPAMEEEGYEPEFATAVTASSSTVGPVIPPSLPMIVAGTLTGVSVGKLFLAGALPGLLLGLGLMFVSYIISVKRHHPKGKRNSFKYVWKSFTGAFWAITVTLLILFGILSGVFTPTEASIAAVIYSIFIGKFIYKELKFKDLPRVITDSVQMTASIMILVGFANLFAWILASEQIPQLIADLILSISSNKIIIILLINLLWLFVGTFMETIAALVILFPVLLPVATSVGLDPIQFGVMSVLNLSIGLTTPPVGVCLFVASSIGKVSIAKASKAVLPFLAVSIIVLLLVSFIPEISLYLPSLLD; encoded by the coding sequence ATGATGGCTTTAATATTGTTTGTATCTTTTATAGTTTTAATATTTATAGGAGTACCTGTAGCATTTTCATTAGGTCTTTCTTCATTACTATACTTATTTATAGAAGATATACCATTAACTATTATCTCACAAAAATTATATGTAGGAATAGATTCCTTTGTACTTCTTAGTATACCAGGATTTATACTTGCAGGAAATTTAATGAATTCTGGTGGGATTACTAAGCGAATTATAAAATTTGCAAATGCGCTTTTAGGGTTTATAAGAGGTGGACTTTCTCTTGCTAATATAGCTGCATCAATGATCTTTGCAGGCATATCAGGTACTGGACTTGCTGATACTGCAAGCCTTGGAGCTATACTGATACCAGCTATGGAAGAAGAAGGTTATGAACCAGAATTTGCTACTGCTGTAACTGCATCTTCATCTACTGTAGGGCCTGTAATACCACCAAGTTTACCTATGATAGTTGCAGGAACTCTTACAGGAGTATCGGTTGGAAAATTATTTTTAGCTGGAGCATTACCTGGGTTATTATTAGGCCTTGGACTTATGTTTGTATCGTATATAATTTCTGTAAAAAGACATCATCCAAAAGGCAAAAGAAATTCTTTTAAATATGTATGGAAAAGCTTTACTGGAGCATTTTGGGCTATAACTGTAACATTATTAATATTATTTGGTATATTAAGTGGAGTTTTTACTCCTACAGAAGCTTCAATTGCTGCCGTAATATATTCTATATTTATAGGTAAGTTTATATATAAAGAGCTTAAATTTAAAGATTTACCAAGAGTAATAACAGATTCAGTTCAAATGACTGCATCTATAATGATATTAGTTGGATTTGCTAATCTTTTTGCATGGATATTAGCAAGTGAGCAAATACCACAACTTATAGCTGATCTAATACTTTCAATTTCAAGCAACAAAATTATAATAATACTTTTAATAAACTTATTATGGCTTTTTGTTGGAACATTTATGGAAACTATAGCAGCTCTTGTTATATTATTTCCAGTATTACTTCCTGTTGCAACAAGTGTAGGTTTAGATCCTATTCAATTTGGTGTAATGAGTGTATTGAACTTAAGTATTGGACTTACTACACCTCCAGTTGGAGTTTGTTTGTTTGTGGCTTCAAGTATCGGTAAGGTTTCAATTGCAAAAGCATCAAAAGCAGTATTACCATTTTTAGCTGTTAGTATAATAGTTTTATTATTAGTAAGTTTTATTCCAGAAATCAGTTTATATTTACCAAGCTTATTAGATTAA
- a CDS encoding zinc-binding alcohol dehydrogenase family protein, translating to MKAIQVSEPGKIDIIEKDMPEIKENHQVLIKVKAVGICGSDMHIYHGTNPMATYPRIIGHEFSGEVKEMGSKVSDLNIGDKVVIEPIQFCGKCYACKSGRSNVCESLKVLGVHKDGGMQEYIVVPRKKVHKIDNSIEWEKASMVEPFTIAAQSTWRGNVKKGDYVLIMGAGPIGLGILQYSKYKGAICIVSDINDEKLGLAKELGADYIVNVTYKDIVKETLKITNNMGANVTIDTACLPRTFEQCVEVTSPAGRVVVLGFSEETSNIPQVLITKKELTIVGSRLETDKFPEVIDLFNKGILNPEYLLTHKFDFKDIKEAIKAIEDPNTKTNKVVVTF from the coding sequence ATGAAAGCAATACAAGTATCAGAGCCTGGAAAAATTGATATTATTGAAAAAGATATGCCTGAAATAAAAGAAAATCATCAAGTATTAATAAAAGTAAAAGCGGTAGGAATATGTGGATCAGATATGCATATTTATCATGGAACTAATCCTATGGCAACTTATCCTAGAATAATAGGTCATGAATTTAGTGGAGAAGTAAAAGAAATGGGAAGTAAAGTATCTGATTTAAATATAGGAGATAAAGTAGTAATTGAGCCTATACAATTTTGTGGTAAATGTTATGCTTGCAAAAGTGGAAGATCTAATGTATGTGAAAGTCTTAAAGTGTTGGGTGTTCACAAAGATGGTGGTATGCAAGAATATATAGTTGTACCTCGTAAAAAGGTGCATAAAATAGATAATTCAATAGAATGGGAAAAGGCTTCAATGGTGGAACCTTTTACTATAGCAGCTCAAAGTACGTGGAGAGGAAATGTTAAAAAGGGAGATTATGTTTTAATAATGGGAGCAGGTCCTATTGGACTTGGAATATTACAGTATTCAAAGTATAAAGGTGCAATATGTATTGTATCAGATATTAATGATGAAAAATTAGGACTAGCTAAAGAATTAGGAGCAGACTATATAGTAAATGTAACATATAAGGATATAGTAAAAGAAACACTTAAAATAACAAACAATATGGGAGCAAATGTAACAATTGATACGGCTTGTCTTCCTAGAACATTTGAACAATGTGTAGAAGTTACATCTCCTGCGGGTAGAGTAGTAGTATTAGGATTTTCTGAAGAAACATCAAATATACCTCAAGTTTTAATAACTAAAAAAGAATTAACCATAGTGGGATCTAGACTTGAAACAGATAAATTCCCTGAAGTTATAGATTTATTTAATAAAGGAATATTGAATCCCGAATATTTACTTACACATAAATTTGATTTCAAAGATATAAAAGAAGCAATAAAAGCAATAGAAGATCCTAACACAAAAACAAATAAAGTAGTAGTGACGTTCTAA
- a CDS encoding enolase C-terminal domain-like protein, translating into MKITDIKATTVTVPLEAPLRHSNGVHWGRFVRTIVEVETDEGIIGLGEMGGGGESAEIAFEALKSYLVGHDPFCLEELKWKIANPTASLYNNRTQLLAAIEFACIDIIGKKLGVPAYQLLGGKIRDEVSFASYVFFRYPNEETGQGEVRTIEQVIEHVRDLKKKYGFTSHKLKGGVFHPDYELKVYKKLAERFPKDNLRYDPNAILSVEQSVKFAKAIEGLNNDYLEDPTWGLNGMRKVREKTYLSLATNTVVVNFEQLSQNILNPAVDVILLDTTFWGGIRPCIKAANICEAFQYGVAVHSSGELGIQLATMLHLGAVLPNMPFAIDAHYHQLQDDIIIGGKMEYVDGKIKVPTKPGLGVELDREKLEKYADLYKKLGGYPYDRDPYRKDWYPLLPNTEDKWADENKVK; encoded by the coding sequence ATGAAGATAACTGATATTAAAGCTACTACAGTTACTGTTCCATTAGAAGCACCATTACGCCACAGTAATGGTGTGCATTGGGGAAGGTTTGTTAGAACTATAGTAGAGGTTGAAACTGATGAAGGAATAATAGGTCTTGGTGAAATGGGTGGTGGTGGTGAAAGTGCAGAAATAGCATTTGAAGCACTTAAGTCTTATTTAGTAGGACATGATCCATTTTGCTTAGAGGAATTAAAATGGAAAATTGCTAATCCTACAGCAAGTTTATATAATAATAGAACTCAGTTATTAGCAGCTATAGAGTTTGCATGTATAGATATTATAGGTAAAAAATTAGGTGTACCTGCATATCAATTGCTTGGAGGTAAAATTAGAGATGAAGTTTCTTTTGCAAGTTATGTTTTCTTTAGATATCCTAATGAAGAAACAGGTCAAGGAGAAGTTAGAACTATAGAACAAGTAATTGAACATGTAAGGGATTTAAAAAAGAAATATGGGTTTACTAGTCATAAACTTAAAGGTGGAGTATTTCATCCTGATTATGAACTTAAGGTATATAAAAAATTAGCTGAAAGGTTTCCTAAAGATAATTTAAGATATGATCCTAATGCAATACTTAGTGTAGAGCAAAGTGTTAAATTTGCTAAAGCGATTGAAGGATTAAACAATGATTATCTGGAAGATCCTACCTGGGGATTAAATGGGATGAGAAAAGTTAGAGAAAAAACTTATCTTTCACTTGCTACTAATACTGTAGTAGTTAATTTTGAGCAGTTATCACAAAATATACTTAATCCTGCAGTTGATGTGATATTATTAGATACAACATTTTGGGGGGGGATTAGACCTTGTATAAAGGCTGCAAATATTTGTGAGGCATTTCAATATGGTGTAGCAGTACATTCATCAGGTGAATTAGGAATTCAATTAGCAACTATGCTACATTTAGGAGCAGTACTACCTAATATGCCATTTGCTATAGATGCACATTATCACCAATTGCAAGACGATATTATAATTGGTGGTAAGATGGAGTATGTAGATGGAAAAATAAAAGTTCCTACAAAGCCAGGATTAGGCGTTGAATTAGATCGAGAAAAGTTAGAAAAATATGCTGATCTTTATAAAAAATTAGGTGGATATCCATATGATAGAGATCCATATAGAAAAGATTGGTATCCATTATTACCAAATACAGAAGATAAATGGGCAGATGAAAATAAAGTAAAATAG